AGCGTGTTGCAGGTAAGGATACCCTACTTTTTCGAGGATGGGCCAGGCAGCTTCGTCCGCGAAAATCTCCACGTTATATGCGGCGAGGGAAGGCGCGAGAAGCAGAAGAAAGTTTTCAGCGATCCCGGCGTCCACGATCACCGTGTCGAGCGCGTTGCAAACGGAAGGACGGCTCACTTTCGCGTTGGTAACGATGTTGGCGGCTTTTTCCAGGTCGGCGCTGGATTCTACGTAGGTATGGCAAACGCCGGCGCCGGTTTCGATCACGGGCACGCGGGAATGCTGCCGCACGAAATCGATCAGTTGCTGTGAGCCGCGTGGAATGATGATGTCCACATACTGCGTGGCGGTAAGCAGCTCGTTTACCAGGGCGCGGTCGGTGGGCAGAAGCACAACGGCGTCGGGGTCGATACTGTTTTCTTCCAGGGCGCGGCGGATGAGGGAAACGAGGATGGTATTGGTATGGAAGGCGTCGGTTCCGCCGCGGAGCACGGCGGCGTTGCCGGAGCGGATGCAGAGGGCGGCCACGTCCACCGTTACATTGGGCCGCGATTCGTAAATAACGCCCACCACGCCCAGGGGCGCCGTTACTTTTCGTACGAGCAAGCCGTTCTCCAACTGTTTTTCGGAGAGCAATTGGCCGGAGGGATCTGGCAGCATCGCAATATCTTCCAGGCTTTGGGCCAGGTCGCGGATGCGGCGCTCGTTGAGCAGGAGCCTGTCTTTCCGCGGATCACCGTCGGCCATGGCGTCGAGATCTTTCTGGTTTTCGGCCATGATAGCGGCGGCGTTTTCCTGCAGGAGCGCGCCGATGCGGCGAAGGATCGCCTGTTTGGCGGCGTCGGCCGAAGATTTGACGGAGCGGGAGGCGTTTTGCGCTTTTTCGAGAAGGGGTATGATGGTGGTGGACATAATTAGTTTTTTAAAGGATCACGATTTCGTCGGCATGGGCAACCTCCACGTTCTTCGCGCGGTTGCCGCCGGCGATGGCTTCGGAGCTGACTTTCGCGCGGGCCACGGCAAACACCTCGCCGGATTCGCCTGCAATTTCAATCACTTCCCCGCATTCGAACTTCTCCAGCACTTCGCGTACGCCCACGGCGAGCAGGGAATGCCGTTTTTCCAGCGCATGTTGCGCGCCGGCGTCCACGCGGATCCTGCCGGTCACCAGGCTGCCGCTGGCCAGCCATTTGCGGCGGGCGGGCATGCTGCAGGGTTGCGGCGGGCAGAGCGTCCCGGTTTTGCCTTCGGTGGCCAGGGCGATGCCGTTGGGCGTCCCGATCCCGAAAATCACCACCTGGATGCCCATGCGGGTAGCCAGGCGGGCAAACGTCAGTTTGGACACCATGCCGCCCAGGCCGAGGCTCGATTTGCTGGTATCTGCCAGCGAAAAGGCGGCTTCGTCGATCACGGGGATCAGGGGCACGATGGTATTCGAACGGTCGAGCACGCCGCCTACGCTGGTGGAGAACAGCAGCATGGAGGCGCCGAAGCCCACGGCGATAAGCGTGGCCAGCTCGTCGTTATCGGAGAATTTCAGCTCCAGGTCGCTCACCACATCGTTTTCGTTGGCGATGGGGATGATACCGCTCGCCCACAGCTCTTCGTAAGTCTTATGGAGCTGGAGGAACTGGTTGCGGTTGGAAAAGTGGCTCCGTTCGCAGAGGCTCTGCGCCACGGGGATGCCGTATTGGGCGAAATGATGGGTGTAATGATTGAGCAGCAAGGGATTGCCGATGGCGGCAGCCGCTTTTCGCTCGCTGATGGTGCCGGAATAATCTTTCAGGAAACGCCTGCCTGCGGCCACGGCCCCGGAAGAAACCAGCACTACATTATACCGGTCGTGTACCGCCGCCACCTGTTTGGCGATCTCGGCGATCACGGATTCATTCAGCTCCCCGTTGCCGTGCGTAATGGATGCCGTACCAAATTTTATGACAAGTATCGGTTTGTTCATATTTTTCATCTGGGTATAAAAATATTCAAACCCGCCCGTTTCTGCAAGCAGCGATGCCGCCGCGAAGCG
Above is a genomic segment from Chitinophaga pollutisoli containing:
- a CDS encoding glutamate-5-semialdehyde dehydrogenase is translated as MSTTIIPLLEKAQNASRSVKSSADAAKQAILRRIGALLQENAAAIMAENQKDLDAMADGDPRKDRLLLNERRIRDLAQSLEDIAMLPDPSGQLLSEKQLENGLLVRKVTAPLGVVGVIYESRPNVTVDVAALCIRSGNAAVLRGGTDAFHTNTILVSLIRRALEENSIDPDAVVLLPTDRALVNELLTATQYVDIIIPRGSQQLIDFVRQHSRVPVIETGAGVCHTYVESSADLEKAANIVTNAKVSRPSVCNALDTVIVDAGIAENFLLLLAPSLAAYNVEIFADEAAWPILEKVGYPYLQHAAEADFGREFLDFKCSVKTVDGPEAALSHIRRYSSRHSEAIITQNSTLGERFQQEVDAAAVYVNASTRFTDGGVFGLGAEIGISTQKLHARGPFALEKLVTEKWIVTGDGQTR
- the proB gene encoding glutamate 5-kinase, whose amino-acid sequence is MNKPILVIKFGTASITHGNGELNESVIAEIAKQVAAVHDRYNVVLVSSGAVAAGRRFLKDYSGTISERKAAAAIGNPLLLNHYTHHFAQYGIPVAQSLCERSHFSNRNQFLQLHKTYEELWASGIIPIANENDVVSDLELKFSDNDELATLIAVGFGASMLLFSTSVGGVLDRSNTIVPLIPVIDEAAFSLADTSKSSLGLGGMVSKLTFARLATRMGIQVVIFGIGTPNGIALATEGKTGTLCPPQPCSMPARRKWLASGSLVTGRIRVDAGAQHALEKRHSLLAVGVREVLEKFECGEVIEIAGESGEVFAVARAKVSSEAIAGGNRAKNVEVAHADEIVIL